From one Nocardioides yefusunii genomic stretch:
- the pcaG gene encoding protocatechuate 3,4-dioxygenase subunit alpha: protein MSKLAPTPAQTVGPFFHYALPYDGDRDLIAPGTPGAVQFSGVVYDGTGAPVPDALVEIWQPDTEGNVVQEHGSLRRDGYTFTGFGRASTDRTGKFVFSTLRPGSMAEGRAPYFAVAVFARGLLNRCLTRAYLPGELAENDAFLTSVPAERRHTLMATEEGNRIVFDIRLQGEDETVFFGQ, encoded by the coding sequence ATGAGCAAGCTCGCCCCCACCCCCGCCCAGACCGTCGGTCCGTTCTTCCACTACGCGCTGCCCTACGACGGTGACCGCGACCTGATCGCCCCGGGCACTCCGGGTGCGGTGCAGTTCTCCGGCGTCGTCTACGACGGCACGGGTGCTCCGGTCCCGGACGCCCTGGTGGAGATCTGGCAGCCCGACACCGAGGGCAACGTCGTGCAGGAGCACGGCTCGCTGCGTCGTGACGGCTACACGTTCACCGGCTTCGGCCGCGCCTCGACCGACCGCACCGGCAAGTTCGTCTTCTCGACGCTGCGTCCCGGTTCGATGGCCGAGGGTCGTGCCCCGTACTTCGCGGTGGCCGTCTTCGCCCGCGGTCTGCTCAACCGCTGCCTGACCCGCGCGTACCTTCCCGGCGAGCTGGCCGAGAACGACGCGTTCCTCACCTCCGTGCCGGCTGAGCGCCGTCACACCCTGATGGCGACCGAAGAGGGCAACCGCATCGTCTTCGACATCCGCCTCCAGGGCGAGGACGAGACCGTCTTCTTCGGTCAGTGA
- the pcaH gene encoding protocatechuate 3,4-dioxygenase subunit beta, translated as MSKINTNPDAAANTQAEINAEMAEVSRAYEAAGVVETQTRLNYPPYRSSILRSPTKSMLHPDPEGIEVYSPVFGHRDVDPLESNLTIVGNGDPLGEKMVVTGRVTDGEGRPVRNQLVEIWQANSAGRYVHKRDQHPAPLDPNFTGVGRCITDDEGNYRFTTIKPGPYPWRNHANAWRPAHIHFSLFGTDFTQRLVTQMYFPGDPLFALDPIFQSIVDPAARERLVATYDHDVTIPEVSTGYRWDIVLTGDRSTPLEADIEKDEEHA; from the coding sequence ATGAGCAAGATCAACACCAACCCCGACGCCGCGGCCAACACCCAGGCCGAGATCAACGCCGAGATGGCCGAGGTCTCCCGCGCCTACGAGGCAGCCGGCGTGGTCGAGACGCAGACCCGTCTCAACTACCCGCCGTACCGCTCCTCGATCCTGCGCTCCCCCACGAAGTCGATGCTGCACCCCGACCCGGAGGGCATCGAGGTCTACTCGCCCGTCTTCGGTCACCGTGACGTCGACCCGCTGGAGTCGAACCTGACGATCGTCGGCAACGGCGACCCGTTGGGCGAGAAGATGGTCGTCACCGGCCGCGTCACCGACGGCGAAGGCCGCCCGGTCCGCAACCAGCTCGTGGAGATCTGGCAGGCCAACTCGGCCGGTCGTTACGTCCACAAGCGCGACCAGCACCCCGCGCCGCTCGACCCCAACTTCACCGGTGTGGGTCGCTGCATCACCGACGACGAGGGCAACTACCGCTTCACCACGATCAAGCCGGGTCCGTACCCGTGGCGCAACCACGCCAACGCGTGGCGTCCGGCCCACATCCACTTCTCGCTCTTCGGCACCGACTTCACCCAGCGTCTGGTCACCCAGATGTACTTCCCCGGTGACCCGCTGTTCGCGCTGGACCCGATCTTCCAGTCGATCGTGGACCCGGCTGCCCGCGAGCGTCTCGTGGCCACCTACGACCACGACGTCACCATCCCCGAGGTCTCGACCGGTTACCGCTGGGACATCGTCCTGACCGGTGACCGCAGCACGCCGCTCGAGGCCGACATCGAGAAGGACGAGGAGCACGCATGA
- a CDS encoding MetQ/NlpA family ABC transporter substrate-binding protein: MSEAQPPLIEAPKKKGPIIAAVVVVLAVIVGLAIFFTQKDDDETTNSSGEKVKVEKVKLGIVSAGEDYWDTLADAAKAEGIDLEIVNFADYPQPNPALSEGEIDINQFQHIVYLADHNVKAGDDLTVLGSTAIYPLALYSDKYDDVAAIKDGETVIVPDDESNQARALLVLQSAGLIKLNDGGSIYSTLADIDKGASKVEVKALQADLIPASLADVAAGFVNNDWVSKAGLKFEDAILKDDPTDPSALPYVNVFAVRGEDKDNATLKKLVEIYQTNKDVQAGVLKASSDTATLVQTPVEDLRTSLATVEADSKKQN, encoded by the coding sequence ATGAGCGAGGCACAGCCCCCTCTGATCGAGGCCCCCAAGAAGAAGGGCCCGATCATCGCCGCTGTCGTCGTGGTCCTGGCGGTCATCGTCGGACTCGCCATCTTCTTCACCCAGAAGGATGACGACGAGACGACCAACTCCTCCGGTGAGAAGGTCAAGGTCGAGAAGGTCAAGCTCGGCATCGTTTCCGCCGGTGAGGACTACTGGGACACCCTCGCGGACGCCGCCAAGGCGGAGGGCATCGACCTCGAGATCGTCAACTTCGCCGACTACCCGCAGCCCAACCCGGCGCTGTCCGAGGGCGAGATCGACATCAACCAGTTCCAGCACATCGTCTACCTGGCTGACCACAACGTGAAGGCTGGCGACGACCTCACCGTCCTGGGATCCACCGCGATCTACCCGCTGGCCCTGTACTCCGACAAGTACGACGACGTCGCTGCCATCAAGGACGGCGAGACCGTCATCGTCCCCGACGACGAGTCCAACCAGGCCCGTGCCCTGCTCGTCCTGCAGTCGGCCGGTCTGATCAAGCTCAACGACGGCGGCTCGATCTACTCCACCCTCGCCGACATCGACAAGGGCGCCTCCAAGGTCGAGGTCAAGGCCCTCCAGGCCGACCTCATCCCCGCCTCTCTCGCCGACGTCGCCGCTGGCTTCGTCAACAACGACTGGGTCTCCAAGGCCGGCCTGAAGTTCGAGGACGCCATCCTCAAGGACGACCCGACCGACCCGTCCGCGCTGCCCTACGTCAACGTCTTCGCTGTTCGCGGCGAGGACAAGGACAACGCCACGCTGAAGAAGCTCGTCGAGATCTACCAGACCAACAAGGACGTCCAGGCCGGTGTCCTGAAGGCCTCGTCCGACACCGCCACCCTGGTGCAGACTCCCGTCGAGGACCTGCGCACGTCGCTGGCCACCGTCGAGGCCGACTCGAAGAAGCAGAACTGA
- the pcaC gene encoding 4-carboxymuconolactone decarboxylase has protein sequence MTRDEVRDAGFVVRREVLSDEHVDRSIARTTDFTREFQSMITEYAWGTIWTRPGLDRRSRSLITLMAMIARGHHEEFAMHLKAALRNGVTVEEIKEVILQSAIYCGVPDANTAFRIAQETLGEEINDVRRP, from the coding sequence ATGACGCGTGACGAGGTCCGCGACGCCGGTTTCGTGGTGCGTCGTGAGGTGCTCTCCGACGAGCACGTCGACCGTTCGATCGCGCGCACCACCGACTTCACGCGTGAGTTCCAGTCGATGATCACCGAGTACGCGTGGGGCACGATCTGGACCCGTCCGGGCCTGGACCGTCGTTCGCGGTCACTGATCACGCTGATGGCGATGATCGCGCGCGGGCACCACGAGGAGTTCGCGATGCACCTCAAGGCGGCGCTGCGCAACGGGGTGACGGTCGAGGAGATCAAGGAGGTCATCCTGCAGAGCGCGATCTACTGCGGCGTGCCCGACGCCAACACCGCCTTCCGGATCGCCCAGGAGACCCTGGGTGAGGAGATCAACGACGTCCGTCGTCCCTGA
- a CDS encoding response regulator, producing MRVVLAEDNTLLREGLQLLLERSGFSVVAAVDTAERLLEVGRVMEPDLVVTDVRMPPTFRSEGLAAAVTLREENPGLPVVVLSQYVEQSYVAELLDSADGAAVGYLLKDRVSDVADFADTLRRVHAGGTAVDPAVITQMIKRRRDPLERLTPREREVLAVMAEGHSNAAIARRLVISEAAVVKHIGNVMMKLDLPPNDDQNRRVAAVLTFLRGRSPEQ from the coding sequence CTGCGCGTGGTCCTGGCCGAGGACAACACGTTGCTGCGGGAAGGACTTCAGCTGCTGCTCGAGCGGAGCGGGTTCTCGGTCGTCGCGGCGGTCGACACCGCCGAGCGACTCCTCGAGGTCGGACGCGTGATGGAGCCGGACCTCGTCGTCACCGACGTGCGGATGCCACCGACGTTCCGCTCCGAAGGCCTCGCAGCCGCGGTCACGCTCCGGGAGGAGAACCCCGGGCTCCCCGTGGTCGTCCTGAGCCAGTACGTGGAGCAGAGCTACGTCGCGGAGCTGCTCGACAGCGCCGACGGGGCCGCCGTCGGCTACCTCCTCAAGGACCGGGTCAGCGACGTCGCCGACTTCGCCGACACCCTCCGCCGCGTCCACGCCGGGGGGACAGCGGTCGATCCGGCCGTCATCACCCAGATGATCAAGCGTCGCCGGGATCCGCTCGAGCGACTCACCCCGCGGGAACGAGAGGTCCTGGCCGTGATGGCCGAGGGGCACTCCAACGCCGCGATCGCCCGACGTCTGGTCATCTCCGAGGCGGCAGTGGTCAAGCACATCGGCAACGTGATGATGAAGCTCGACCTGCCGCCCAACGACGACCAGAACCGCCGGGTCGCTGCGGTGCTGACCTTCCTGCGCGGTCGCAGCCCTGAGCAGTAG
- a CDS encoding 4-hydroxybenzoate 3-monooxygenase, whose product MTTPLQTSRVPVAIVGAGPAGLMLSHLLARVGIESINIDIRSRKEIEETHRAGILEQGSVDMLLDGVSDRVLRDGHRHDGIELGFGGEGHRINFRELVGASAYLYPQTDVFIDLADARERDGGDVRFSVTDVSVDDLLGSPVMRFTDADGVAHEVRADYLVGADGSRSICRQAVPEAERTQYFHEYPFAWFGILAEAPPSSPELIYSRSDDGFALISQRTETIQRMYFQCDPKANVDDYSDDRIWDELSKRVEPNGFTLKTGPVVQKTVLPFRSFVQTPMRYGNMLLAGDAAHTVPPTGAKGLNLALADVKVLAEELEIAIKGKDLSALDRYTERALDRVWKAQHFSYWMTSMLHTHENATVFDNRRQLGELAMVTGSEHGRRYLAEAYTGWPIARKDA is encoded by the coding sequence ATGACGACCCCCCTCCAGACTTCGCGAGTCCCCGTCGCAATCGTCGGCGCCGGCCCCGCCGGACTCATGCTGTCCCACCTGCTCGCCCGTGTGGGCATCGAGTCGATCAACATCGACATCCGATCCCGCAAGGAGATCGAGGAGACCCATCGCGCGGGCATCCTCGAGCAGGGTTCGGTCGACATGCTGCTCGACGGCGTCTCGGACCGCGTGCTGCGTGACGGTCACCGCCACGACGGCATCGAGCTGGGCTTCGGTGGCGAGGGCCACCGCATCAACTTCCGCGAACTGGTCGGCGCCTCGGCGTACCTGTACCCGCAGACCGACGTCTTCATCGACCTCGCCGACGCACGCGAGCGCGACGGCGGCGACGTCCGCTTCTCCGTCACCGACGTCTCGGTCGACGACCTCCTCGGCTCCCCCGTCATGCGATTCACCGACGCCGACGGTGTCGCCCACGAGGTCCGCGCCGACTACCTCGTCGGTGCCGACGGCTCCCGCTCCATCTGCCGCCAGGCCGTCCCCGAGGCCGAGCGCACCCAGTACTTCCACGAGTACCCCTTCGCCTGGTTCGGCATCCTGGCCGAGGCCCCGCCGTCGTCGCCCGAGCTGATCTACTCCCGTTCCGACGACGGCTTCGCCCTGATCTCCCAGCGCACCGAGACCATCCAGCGCATGTACTTCCAGTGCGACCCGAAGGCGAACGTCGACGACTACTCCGACGACCGCATCTGGGACGAGCTGTCCAAGCGCGTCGAGCCCAACGGCTTCACGCTGAAGACCGGCCCGGTGGTCCAGAAGACCGTCCTGCCGTTCCGTTCCTTCGTCCAGACCCCGATGCGCTACGGCAACATGCTGCTCGCCGGCGACGCCGCGCACACCGTCCCGCCGACCGGCGCCAAGGGCCTCAACCTGGCTCTCGCCGACGTCAAGGTGCTGGCCGAGGAGCTCGAGATCGCGATCAAGGGCAAGGACCTCTCCGCCCTCGACCGCTACACCGAGCGCGCTCTCGACCGCGTCTGGAAGGCCCAGCACTTCTCCTACTGGATGACCTCGATGCTGCACACGCACGAGAACGCCACCGTCTTCGACAACCGTCGCCAGCTCGGCGAGCTCGCCATGGTGACCGGTTCCGAGCACGGACGCCGCTACCTGGCCGAGGCCTACACCGGTTGGCCGATCGCACGTAAGGACGCCTGA
- a CDS encoding sulfotransferase, translating into MPERSAARTALVRFLPVPVRVTLRRSLDGARRRVSASALGEARRRARHDDLQYVFVLTYGRSGSTLMMGILNSIPGWCLHGENRHALRGLYDYHRTLVIEQDRVPLHEAQQVTHPWFGIDRYDRAASFAAARRLVLDSMLRPAKDVRVTGFKEIRWYDADVADYVAWVREVFPGARFVVNTRNLGDVARSGWWRDDPDAAATLADIETRMLALADSLGDAAYRVHYDDYKGNPEALRGLFEWLGEEFDAERLEQVMSTDHSVMNRTR; encoded by the coding sequence GTGCCCGAACGTTCTGCTGCTCGTACCGCTCTCGTCCGCTTCCTCCCCGTGCCCGTCCGTGTGACGCTGCGTCGCAGCCTGGACGGCGCCCGCCGACGCGTCTCCGCCTCCGCGTTGGGTGAGGCCAGGCGGCGCGCTCGTCACGACGACCTGCAGTACGTCTTCGTCCTGACCTACGGCCGTTCGGGTTCGACCCTGATGATGGGCATCCTCAACTCGATCCCCGGGTGGTGCCTGCACGGGGAGAACCGGCACGCGTTGCGTGGCCTCTACGACTACCACCGCACGCTCGTGATCGAGCAGGACCGGGTGCCGCTCCACGAGGCCCAGCAGGTCACCCATCCGTGGTTCGGGATCGACCGGTACGACCGCGCCGCCTCCTTCGCCGCGGCTCGCCGTCTGGTGCTCGACTCGATGCTGCGTCCCGCCAAGGACGTCCGGGTCACCGGTTTCAAGGAGATCCGGTGGTACGACGCCGACGTGGCCGACTACGTCGCGTGGGTGCGTGAGGTGTTCCCCGGCGCCCGCTTCGTGGTGAACACGCGCAACCTCGGCGACGTCGCCCGGTCCGGGTGGTGGCGCGACGACCCGGACGCTGCGGCGACCCTGGCGGACATCGAGACCCGGATGCTGGCGCTCGCCGACAGCCTCGGTGACGCCGCATACCGGGTCCACTACGACGACTACAAGGGCAACCCTGAAGCGTTGCGAGGGCTCTTCGAGTGGCTGGGCGAGGAGTTCGACGCCGAGCGTCTGGAGCAGGTCATGTCGACTGATCACTCGGTGATGAACCGGACCCGCTGA
- a CDS encoding DUF732 domain-containing protein — translation MDPLEPPTHPAADHRNDRKAWLMIGTAAVVSLVALAGAGRAVAYRDPGSFSSVAQQELRIPALQELTPREVRAVGRDLCDELGGSATVPGKPASKVGEEVATAYAVARPTGDALVKAALTHLCPEVVPVQEASDL, via the coding sequence GTGGACCCACTCGAACCGCCCACACACCCCGCCGCGGACCACCGCAACGACCGCAAGGCGTGGCTGATGATCGGCACGGCCGCCGTGGTCAGCCTGGTCGCTCTGGCCGGGGCGGGTCGCGCCGTCGCCTACCGTGACCCCGGGTCATTCAGCTCCGTGGCGCAGCAGGAGTTGAGGATCCCGGCCCTGCAGGAGCTCACCCCGCGGGAGGTACGCGCGGTGGGCCGCGACCTCTGCGACGAACTCGGCGGCTCGGCCACCGTCCCCGGCAAGCCGGCCTCGAAGGTCGGCGAGGAGGTCGCCACCGCCTACGCCGTGGCCCGACCCACCGGCGACGCGCTCGTCAAGGCGGCCCTCACCCACCTGTGCCCCGAGGTCGTGCCCGTTCAGGAGGCGTCAGACCTCTGA
- a CDS encoding lyase family protein, which yields MADLFWPGAERAGTHFDAPSFLNAMVRTEEAWLRVLGRQADLTGTLTTEDLRDLALGAEAGGNPVLDIAKLVRERSGESIAHRGLTSQDVVDSALMLLAKESTETLRQDLAAAIEALISLVVTHADTPMAARTLTQHAVPTTFGLRAATWLTGLLDATDDVLALTFPVQFGGAAGTLAAAVELGLDPTLSRSKFAGLLGLEPALPWHTTRRSITRIGDAYTATTDALARISNDVLALGRPEVRELSEGTGGGSSTMPHKQNPVLSTLIRRAALTTPQLAAALHAASADQVDERSVGGWHVEWSTLSELVRRTLVATSQAVDLLTGLKVHTERMAETAAASREDLLAEQRTMATIAGHEPTGDYLGAARSICDDVVARAEALLPRLD from the coding sequence ATGGCAGATCTGTTCTGGCCCGGCGCTGAGCGCGCCGGCACCCACTTCGACGCTCCTTCGTTCCTCAACGCCATGGTGCGTACCGAGGAGGCATGGCTGCGTGTCCTGGGCCGTCAGGCCGACCTGACGGGCACCCTCACCACCGAGGACCTGCGCGACCTCGCTCTCGGCGCGGAGGCCGGCGGCAACCCGGTGCTCGACATCGCCAAGCTGGTGCGTGAGCGCAGCGGCGAGTCGATCGCGCACCGTGGCCTCACCAGCCAGGACGTCGTCGACTCCGCGTTGATGCTGCTGGCCAAGGAGTCCACCGAGACGCTGCGTCAGGACCTGGCCGCCGCGATCGAGGCTCTGATCTCTCTCGTGGTCACCCACGCCGACACCCCGATGGCTGCGCGCACCCTCACGCAGCACGCCGTCCCCACCACGTTCGGTCTGCGTGCAGCGACCTGGCTGACGGGTCTGCTCGACGCCACCGACGACGTCCTCGCCCTCACGTTCCCGGTGCAGTTCGGTGGTGCCGCGGGCACCCTGGCCGCAGCGGTCGAGCTGGGTCTGGACCCGACGCTGTCGCGCAGCAAGTTCGCCGGCCTGCTCGGACTCGAGCCGGCGCTGCCGTGGCACACGACGCGTCGTTCGATCACCCGCATCGGTGACGCGTACACCGCGACCACCGACGCCCTGGCCCGCATCTCCAACGACGTCCTGGCGCTGGGTCGCCCGGAGGTCCGTGAGCTCTCCGAGGGCACCGGTGGTGGCTCCTCGACGATGCCGCACAAGCAGAACCCGGTGCTGTCGACGCTGATCCGTCGCGCCGCGCTCACCACGCCCCAGCTCGCTGCTGCCCTGCACGCCGCGTCGGCCGACCAGGTCGACGAGCGTTCGGTGGGCGGCTGGCACGTCGAGTGGTCGACGCTGTCGGAGCTGGTCCGGCGCACCTTGGTCGCGACCTCCCAGGCCGTCGACCTGCTGACCGGACTCAAGGTCCACACCGAGCGGATGGCGGAGACCGCCGCCGCGTCGCGTGAGGACCTGCTGGCCGAGCAGCGCACCATGGCCACGATCGCCGGGCACGAGCCGACCGGTGACTATCTGGGTGCCGCCCGCTCGATCTGCGACGACGTCGTGGCTCGGGCCGAAGCCCTCCTCCCCAGGCTCGACTGA
- a CDS encoding IclR family transcriptional regulator, with the protein MTSVTPDGSAKRPSVTSRALSLLGAFSEARRTLTLTEMCEITELPMPTALRLARELVEWGALARTPSGSYVIGRRLWDIGLLAPVQRNLVDVASPYLHDVFSATGATTQLAVRDGVRTLYLERLRGSASVPVVSTIGSRLPLHATGVGKVLLAYAPADVREEVMRTLSRITPYTVATPAALSRQLAKVREEGVATTDEEMTLGACSMAVPVWRGDEVVAALGVVVPSPGRDRVRLVAGLKVASRGISRALR; encoded by the coding sequence ATGACCAGCGTCACTCCTGACGGATCCGCCAAGCGCCCCAGTGTCACCTCGCGTGCCCTCTCGCTGCTGGGAGCCTTCTCGGAGGCTCGCCGCACGCTGACATTGACCGAGATGTGCGAGATCACCGAGCTCCCCATGCCGACGGCGCTGCGTCTCGCGCGCGAACTGGTCGAGTGGGGCGCGTTGGCGCGCACTCCCAGCGGCTCGTACGTGATCGGGCGCCGCCTCTGGGACATCGGACTTTTGGCGCCGGTGCAACGCAACCTCGTCGACGTCGCCTCTCCCTATCTGCACGACGTCTTCTCCGCCACGGGTGCCACGACCCAACTCGCAGTGCGTGACGGCGTGCGGACTCTCTACCTGGAACGACTGCGGGGCAGTGCGTCGGTTCCCGTGGTCTCCACCATCGGCTCTCGGCTGCCGCTGCATGCGACCGGCGTCGGGAAGGTGCTGCTCGCGTACGCGCCTGCCGACGTCCGCGAAGAGGTCATGAGGACGCTCTCGCGCATCACGCCCTACACGGTGGCGACGCCGGCCGCCTTGTCGCGGCAGCTGGCCAAGGTGCGCGAGGAGGGTGTCGCGACCACCGACGAGGAGATGACGCTGGGGGCGTGCTCGATGGCCGTGCCGGTGTGGCGTGGTGACGAGGTGGTGGCGGCCCTCGGAGTGGTGGTGCCGTCCCCCGGAAGGGACCGCGTTCGCTTGGTGGCGGGCCTCAAGGTGGCGTCGCGTGGCATTTCGCGTGCCCTCAGGTGA
- a CDS encoding methionine ABC transporter ATP-binding protein — translation MAVVELSDVHKQYPAPTRKGEPVRAVNGVDLTVEAGEIHAIVGYSGAGKSTLVRLVNGLEPATSGSVKVNGTEITGLGEKGLRAVQSDIGMVFQQFNLFNSRTVWGNLEFPLKVAGVAPEERQRRISDLLHFVGLADKAHSYPDQLSGGQKQRVGIARALTTQPSLLLADECTSALDPDTTREVLALLRRVNVEMGLTVIVITHEMDVVKALAHRISVMEKGRVVEQGDVAEVFARPQADVTRRFVATLVDGVPAGDEIAELQARVGGRLISVDLAEGGAQSKVFALVGAHGVDVKVVQGGVNQVGASSFGHVVLSLDGEQADAAVAAVAALAGVEVLA, via the coding sequence ATGGCAGTCGTCGAGTTGAGCGACGTCCACAAGCAGTACCCCGCGCCCACCCGCAAAGGTGAGCCGGTCAGGGCTGTCAACGGTGTCGACCTGACGGTCGAGGCCGGGGAGATCCACGCCATCGTCGGCTACTCCGGTGCCGGCAAGTCGACCCTCGTCCGTCTCGTCAACGGCCTCGAGCCAGCGACGTCGGGATCGGTCAAGGTCAACGGCACCGAGATCACCGGGCTGGGGGAGAAGGGCCTGCGCGCCGTGCAGAGCGACATCGGCATGGTCTTCCAGCAGTTCAACCTCTTCAACTCCCGCACCGTGTGGGGCAACCTCGAGTTCCCGCTCAAGGTGGCCGGTGTCGCCCCCGAGGAGCGCCAGCGTCGGATCTCCGACCTGTTGCACTTCGTCGGCCTCGCCGACAAGGCGCACAGCTACCCCGACCAGCTCTCCGGTGGACAGAAGCAGCGCGTCGGCATCGCCCGCGCCCTCACCACCCAACCCTCACTGCTGCTCGCCGACGAGTGCACCAGTGCTCTCGACCCCGACACCACTCGCGAGGTCCTCGCGCTGCTGCGTCGGGTCAACGTGGAGATGGGTCTGACGGTCATCGTCATCACCCACGAGATGGACGTGGTCAAGGCGCTCGCGCACCGCATCTCCGTGATGGAGAAGGGCCGAGTCGTCGAGCAGGGCGACGTGGCCGAGGTGTTCGCACGCCCGCAGGCCGACGTCACCCGCCGCTTCGTCGCCACCCTCGTCGACGGTGTCCCTGCCGGCGACGAGATCGCAGAGCTGCAGGCCCGTGTCGGTGGTCGACTCATCAGCGTCGACCTCGCCGAGGGCGGTGCCCAGAGCAAGGTCTTCGCGCTCGTCGGAGCCCACGGCGTCGACGTCAAGGTCGTGCAGGGAGGCGTCAACCAGGTGGGCGCCTCGTCGTTCGGACACGTCGTGCTCAGCCTCGACGGAGAGCAGGCCGACGCGGCCGTGGCCGCCGTGGCCGCGCTCGCCGGTGTGGAGGTGCTGGCATGA
- a CDS encoding ABC transporter permease subunit, translating into MVALTLTIGGALGLLLGLALYATRPGGIYGNRVVSAVLNFFVNFFRPIPFVIFIAAVQPLARAVVGIGIGNKAVVFALILAAMFGIGRIVEQNLVTVQPGVIEAARSMGASRMRILFQVVVPEAYGPLILGYTFAFVAIVDMSAIAGVIGGGGLGAFAQVYGYRQSDTVVTWTTVVLIVLIVQVGQGLGNWAARRALRR; encoded by the coding sequence ATGGTGGCGCTCACGCTCACCATCGGTGGTGCCCTCGGGCTGCTGCTCGGCCTGGCGCTGTACGCCACCCGCCCCGGCGGGATCTACGGCAACCGGGTGGTCAGCGCGGTCCTCAACTTCTTCGTCAACTTCTTCCGACCGATCCCGTTCGTCATCTTCATCGCCGCGGTGCAGCCGCTGGCGCGAGCGGTGGTGGGCATCGGGATCGGCAACAAGGCCGTCGTGTTCGCGCTGATCCTGGCCGCGATGTTCGGCATCGGCCGGATCGTCGAGCAGAACCTCGTCACCGTGCAGCCCGGCGTGATCGAGGCGGCCCGGTCGATGGGCGCCTCCCGGATGCGAATCCTGTTCCAGGTGGTCGTCCCGGAGGCCTACGGCCCGCTGATCCTGGGCTACACATTCGCCTTCGTCGCGATCGTCGACATGTCCGCGATCGCAGGAGTGATCGGCGGCGGTGGCCTCGGCGCCTTCGCCCAGGTCTACGGATACCGCCAGTCCGACACTGTCGTGACGTGGACGACCGTGGTCCTGATCGTCCTCATCGTCCAGGTCGGTCAGGGGCTGGGCAACTGGGCAGCCCGGCGCGCACTGCGCCGCTGA